Proteins encoded by one window of Ulvibacter sp. MAR_2010_11:
- a CDS encoding ABC transporter permease, whose amino-acid sequence MSKATSLTKIALQKFKRSFWGVFSFSFLALCVFVAIFAYALAPDNSQNANQMHLSIHSKSPGFKVQMLTIPSAVKEESGLSAFFFGKQNAATEIPIANYKLKENSLQITEYTLDGTEGLQKDYNLTLFPEARQLEDIPKRYISEKKFILGTDKYGRDLLSRMLIGIRISLAIGFVAVFISLIIGITMGAIAGYFGGKVDAAIMWIINVTWSIPTLLLVIAITLALGKGFWQVFIAVGLTMWVEVARVVRGQVLSVKEMQYVTAARALGFSNFRIITKHILPNAMAPVIIISAANFAGAILIESGLSFLGIGAQPPTPSWGGIIKDHYAYIILGKPYLAVIPGLAIMSLVTAFMLIGNALRDALDVRN is encoded by the coding sequence ATGAGTAAGGCAACCTCTTTAACTAAAATTGCGCTCCAAAAGTTTAAACGAAGCTTTTGGGGCGTTTTTAGTTTTAGTTTTTTGGCGCTATGTGTGTTTGTTGCCATTTTCGCCTACGCCTTGGCGCCGGACAATTCACAAAATGCCAATCAGATGCATTTGTCTATTCACAGTAAGTCTCCGGGTTTTAAAGTGCAAATGCTCACCATCCCTTCGGCAGTAAAAGAAGAAAGTGGGCTTTCCGCCTTTTTCTTCGGAAAGCAAAACGCAGCGACCGAAATTCCAATAGCCAATTATAAGCTGAAGGAGAATTCGTTGCAAATTACCGAGTATACTTTAGACGGAACAGAAGGACTTCAGAAGGACTACAACCTAACGCTTTTCCCTGAAGCCAGGCAACTGGAAGATATTCCGAAGCGATACATTTCAGAAAAAAAATTCATCCTGGGAACCGATAAATACGGACGGGATTTGTTGAGCCGAATGCTCATTGGAATTCGAATATCCCTGGCGATTGGTTTTGTGGCTGTGTTTATTTCGTTGATTATTGGCATTACTATGGGCGCCATAGCGGGTTATTTTGGAGGGAAGGTAGATGCAGCCATTATGTGGATCATCAATGTAACATGGTCCATTCCTACCTTGTTATTGGTTATTGCCATTACTTTGGCACTGGGAAAAGGTTTCTGGCAGGTTTTTATTGCGGTAGGACTTACCATGTGGGTAGAAGTTGCCAGAGTAGTAAGAGGGCAGGTGTTAAGTGTAAAGGAAATGCAATACGTCACCGCTGCTCGAGCCTTGGGATTTTCAAATTTTAGAATCATCACAAAACACATTCTTCCCAACGCCATGGCGCCGGTTATTATTATTTCGGCGGCTAATTTTGCGGGAGCCATCCTTATTGAAAGCGGCTTGAGCTTTTTAGGGATTGGCGCGCAACCCCCCACTCCCAGTTGGGGAGGAATTATAAAAGATCATTACGCCTATATTATTTTGGGGAAACCCTATCTTGCCGTTATTCCGGGTTTGGCTATTATGAGTTTGGTTACGGCTTTTATGCTGATTGGGAACGCGCTGAGAGATGCGTTGGATGTTAGAAATTAA
- a CDS encoding carboxy terminal-processing peptidase, whose protein sequence is MKKNLKVLFLAVFVAAASCSFTTKEFNDPDKDKLLIDLITYVLQKGHYNPADMDDAFSEGVYEDFIKGLDPIKRYFLASDIAEFSKYKTEIDDQIKNKDLTFFNVVYQRFTQRMNDAKGMYDVVLNEPFNYNDNEVINVDYDKLNYAKSTKELKERWRWQLKFSTISSYYDLVEEKSKSEERKREAASKGEDYTPSDNENMTLVQLEEKARTATKTSLKEYFEFTDDLERKDYFAVFLTTIVEEFDPHTNYFAPPDRDRFDLRMSGKLEGIGARLQKKNDYINVVEVISGGPAWRGEHIAVGDVILKVKQADEKEPVSIVGMRIDDAVKLIKGPKGTQVTLTVKRVDGTIEEEIITRDVVELEETYAKSTVIEKEDRKFGLINLPQFYFDMENYKERNAASDVRKEIERLKEEGMEGLVLDLRDNGGGSLKTAVDIGGLFIKNGPMVQVASGGGKKDVLSDDNKEVVWDGPLVILVNELSASASEILAAAMQDYKRAIIIGSEQTYGKGTVQNLIDLNQWLRNTDMGDMGALKLTTQKFYRVNGGSTQLEGVKSDVVMPDRYSYIDIGERDYDNPLPYDKIEPAKYDVWDGYIDFEETINKSKARMAKSAQLAMIEQNARWIKTKRDEMDVNLNIDAYTAEIKKRKEETKRFDAIDEYDNKLSYKSLPYEVELMRQDTTLREKRKRWHKSLAKDIYVEEAVHVLEDLKLNNIRKGKMANIKN, encoded by the coding sequence ATGAAAAAGAATTTAAAAGTGTTATTCCTCGCTGTATTTGTAGCCGCTGCTTCCTGCAGTTTTACGACTAAGGAATTTAATGACCCCGACAAAGACAAGCTGCTTATAGACTTAATTACCTATGTACTGCAGAAGGGTCATTACAATCCCGCCGATATGGACGATGCGTTTTCGGAAGGTGTGTACGAAGACTTTATCAAAGGTCTGGATCCAATAAAAAGATATTTCTTAGCTTCAGATATTGCTGAATTCAGCAAGTATAAAACTGAAATCGATGATCAGATTAAAAACAAGGACCTTACCTTTTTTAATGTGGTATACCAGCGATTTACCCAGCGAATGAATGATGCCAAGGGAATGTATGATGTGGTTTTGAACGAACCCTTCAATTATAATGATAACGAGGTAATCAATGTAGATTACGACAAGTTGAACTACGCCAAGAGCACAAAAGAATTAAAAGAACGCTGGAGATGGCAGTTGAAATTCTCCACAATTTCTTCGTATTACGATTTGGTCGAAGAGAAAAGCAAATCGGAAGAAAGAAAAAGGGAAGCTGCTTCGAAAGGAGAGGACTACACCCCCAGCGATAACGAAAATATGACGCTGGTACAATTGGAAGAAAAGGCCAGAACAGCTACAAAAACTTCTTTAAAAGAATATTTCGAATTTACCGACGACCTTGAGCGAAAGGATTATTTCGCAGTTTTTTTAACGACCATCGTTGAAGAATTCGATCCGCATACCAATTATTTTGCACCACCGGACAGAGATCGTTTCGATTTGCGCATGTCGGGGAAACTGGAAGGCATTGGAGCCAGACTTCAAAAGAAAAACGACTATATAAACGTGGTTGAAGTTATTAGCGGAGGTCCTGCTTGGCGAGGAGAACACATTGCAGTGGGAGATGTTATTTTAAAGGTAAAACAAGCCGACGAAAAAGAGCCGGTGAGTATTGTGGGAATGCGTATTGACGATGCCGTAAAATTGATAAAAGGACCCAAAGGAACTCAGGTTACCCTAACTGTAAAACGTGTGGATGGAACCATAGAGGAAGAAATAATTACCAGAGATGTGGTCGAATTGGAAGAAACCTACGCAAAATCTACCGTAATTGAAAAAGAAGACCGAAAATTCGGATTGATAAATCTTCCACAGTTTTATTTCGACATGGAGAATTACAAGGAGCGAAATGCTGCGAGTGATGTAAGAAAAGAAATTGAGCGATTAAAGGAAGAAGGAATGGAAGGTCTTGTATTGGATTTACGGGACAACGGAGGAGGATCTCTTAAAACGGCTGTTGACATTGGAGGACTGTTTATAAAAAACGGACCTATGGTACAGGTAGCTTCGGGAGGTGGTAAAAAAGATGTTCTTAGCGACGATAATAAAGAAGTGGTTTGGGACGGACCTTTGGTGATTTTAGTAAACGAGTTGTCTGCTTCGGCTTCTGAAATTTTAGCGGCTGCCATGCAGGATTACAAGCGAGCCATCATCATTGGAAGCGAACAAACCTATGGAAAAGGAACTGTTCAGAATTTGATTGATTTAAATCAGTGGTTACGAAATACAGACATGGGTGATATGGGAGCTTTAAAGCTTACCACCCAGAAATTCTATCGTGTTAACGGAGGTTCTACCCAATTGGAAGGTGTAAAAAGCGATGTAGTGATGCCCGATCGCTACAGTTATATAGACATAGGGGAGCGTGATTATGACAATCCGTTGCCATACGACAAGATAGAACCTGCCAAGTACGATGTTTGGGATGGCTATATCGATTTCGAAGAAACTATTAATAAGAGTAAGGCACGTATGGCAAAAAGCGCACAATTGGCGATGATTGAGCAGAATGCACGTTGGATTAAAACAAAGCGTGACGAGATGGACGTGAATTTAAATATCGATGCCTACACTGCCGAAATAAAAAAGCGCAAGGAAGAAACCAAAAGGTTCGATGCGATTGATGAATACGATAACAAATTAAGCTATAAATCGCTTCCTTATGAAGTTGAATTAATGCGTCAGGATACGACATTACGCGAAAAGCGTAAGCGTTGGCACAAGAGTTTGGCGAAAGACATTTATGTTGAAGAAGCAGTGCATGTGTTGGAAGATTTGAAATTAAACAATATTAGAAAAGGGAAAATGGCGAACATTAAAAATTAA
- the surE gene encoding 5'/3'-nucleotidase SurE has product MSKKRPLILVTNDDGITAPGIRALIEVMNTLGDVCVVAPDSPQSGMGHAITINDTLYCDSVTVTKDAPQTEYSCSGTPVDCVKLAVNEILKRKPDLCVSGVNHGSNSSINVIYSGTMSAAVEAGTLGIPSIGFSLLDYNLEADFEPSKKYIKAIASQCLKNGLPKGVVLNVNIPKLGKKDIKGMKVCRQANAHWEEQFDKRVNPLGREYYWLTGEFINEDKGEDTDEWALHNGYVSVVPVQFDLTAHHAIKDINTWDLS; this is encoded by the coding sequence ATGTCCAAAAAAAGACCTCTTATACTCGTTACCAACGACGACGGAATCACGGCTCCCGGGATACGTGCCCTTATTGAAGTAATGAACACCCTCGGGGATGTTTGTGTTGTTGCACCCGATTCGCCACAGAGTGGTATGGGTCACGCCATCACTATTAACGACACCTTGTATTGCGACAGTGTGACCGTTACCAAAGATGCGCCTCAAACCGAATACAGTTGCAGCGGAACTCCCGTTGATTGTGTGAAGTTGGCAGTGAACGAAATCCTTAAACGCAAACCCGATTTATGTGTTAGCGGCGTTAATCATGGAAGCAATTCGTCTATCAACGTTATTTACAGCGGCACCATGAGTGCGGCCGTGGAAGCGGGTACATTGGGTATTCCTTCCATCGGATTTTCATTATTGGACTATAATCTGGAAGCCGATTTCGAGCCGAGTAAAAAATATATAAAAGCAATTGCCTCTCAATGTCTTAAAAACGGACTCCCAAAAGGCGTTGTTTTAAATGTAAACATTCCGAAACTTGGCAAAAAGGACATAAAGGGTATGAAAGTGTGCCGTCAAGCGAATGCACACTGGGAAGAACAATTCGACAAGCGTGTAAATCCCTTAGGACGTGAATATTATTGGCTAACCGGTGAATTTATCAATGAAGACAAAGGCGAAGATACCGACGAGTGGGCGCTGCATAACGGTTATGTTTCGGTAGTGCCTGTGCAATTTGACCTTACTGCACACCATGCCATAAAAGATATTAATACCTGGGATTTATCATGA
- the lpxB gene encoding lipid-A-disaccharide synthase, with the protein MKYYLIAGEASGDLHGANLMKALTKEDSKASFRCWGGDLMEQAGGVLVKHYRDLAFMGFAEVVANMVTILKNIKLCKQDVESYNPDVIIFIDYPGFNLRIAKWAKQKGFKTHYYISPQIWAWKEGRIKSIKRDVDAMYVILPFEKDFYEKKHHFPVHFVGHPLIDALAHRKQVHPEIFKKEQGWDERPIIALLPGSRKQEISKMLDVMLSVVEEFKDYQFVIAGAPSQEATFYAPFIQQQNVHLLLNRTYDLLSISDAALVTSGTATLETALFKIPQVVCYKGGRISYEIAKRVINLKYISLVNLILNKEVVTELIQAEFNAKNLKKELSKILDSYKRATLFLEYYDLEQKLGGKGASEKTAKLIFEAISAS; encoded by the coding sequence ATGAAATATTACCTCATAGCCGGAGAGGCTTCCGGAGATTTGCATGGAGCCAATCTTATGAAAGCGCTTACCAAGGAGGATTCCAAGGCGTCCTTTAGGTGTTGGGGTGGTGATTTAATGGAACAGGCAGGGGGAGTTTTAGTAAAACACTATCGCGATTTGGCCTTTATGGGGTTTGCTGAGGTGGTTGCCAACATGGTAACCATTTTAAAAAACATCAAACTGTGTAAGCAGGATGTTGAAAGCTATAATCCCGACGTCATCATTTTTATAGACTATCCCGGCTTTAATCTTCGTATTGCCAAATGGGCAAAGCAAAAAGGTTTTAAAACACATTATTACATTTCACCTCAAATCTGGGCATGGAAGGAAGGTCGTATAAAAAGCATTAAGCGTGATGTGGACGCGATGTACGTAATTCTACCGTTTGAAAAGGATTTTTATGAAAAGAAACACCATTTCCCTGTGCATTTTGTGGGGCATCCACTTATAGACGCTTTGGCCCACCGAAAGCAGGTACACCCCGAAATTTTTAAGAAAGAACAGGGCTGGGATGAACGCCCTATTATTGCTTTACTCCCCGGAAGCCGAAAACAGGAAATTTCCAAAATGCTGGATGTAATGCTTTCGGTGGTAGAAGAATTTAAAGACTATCAATTTGTAATCGCCGGAGCTCCAAGTCAAGAGGCAACCTTTTACGCTCCGTTTATTCAGCAACAAAACGTACACTTATTACTGAATAGAACCTACGACTTGTTGAGTATTTCGGACGCAGCTTTGGTGACTTCAGGAACGGCAACCCTAGAAACCGCCCTGTTTAAAATACCGCAGGTAGTGTGTTATAAAGGCGGAAGAATTTCGTACGAAATAGCCAAAAGGGTAATCAACCTGAAATACATTTCGCTGGTAAATTTAATTCTGAATAAGGAAGTTGTAACCGAATTGATTCAAGCCGAATTTAACGCCAAAAATCTTAAGAAGGAACTGTCGAAAATATTGGATTCCTATAAACGAGCAACCTTGTTTTTAGAATACTACGATTTGGAACAAAAATTAGGCGGCAAAGGCGCGAGCGAAAAAACCGCAAAACTAATTTTTGAAGCGATTTCGGCATCGTAA
- a CDS encoding C40 family peptidase, whose product MNRIFLLALLPLFLASCGGSKTISNTNDVISIEKTASNSSKARANKREKSIVAKGKSNVIVSNENASVLESLIDYAKSFEGTRYKFGGTTDKGMDCSGLVYTVFKEQDVLMPRISRDMASKGIEISLREVSAGDLVFFKTSSRSTINHVGLVVESKGGEIFFIHSTTSRGVIISSMEEDYWKKAFVAVRRII is encoded by the coding sequence ATGAACAGAATATTCCTACTTGCTCTACTTCCCTTATTCTTAGCCTCCTGTGGTGGCTCAAAAACAATTTCTAATACGAATGATGTTATTTCTATTGAAAAAACAGCGTCAAATTCAAGCAAGGCCAGGGCAAATAAGAGAGAAAAATCTATTGTTGCCAAAGGAAAATCGAATGTAATTGTCAGCAATGAGAATGCTTCAGTACTTGAAAGTCTCATAGACTACGCCAAATCTTTTGAAGGAACCCGTTACAAATTTGGAGGCACCACCGATAAAGGGATGGATTGCTCGGGACTGGTCTATACAGTTTTTAAAGAGCAGGATGTGCTTATGCCTAGAATTTCCAGAGATATGGCAAGCAAGGGCATTGAAATCTCTTTGAGAGAAGTGTCGGCAGGCGACTTGGTTTTTTTTAAAACCAGTAGCCGTAGTACCATTAATCATGTGGGGCTTGTTGTGGAAAGTAAGGGCGGTGAAATATTCTTTATACATTCGACCACCAGTCGCGGCGTGATTATTTCTTCCATGGAAGAGGATTACTGGAAAAAAGCCTTTGTCGCCGTTCGGCGCATTATTTAA
- a CDS encoding ComEC/Rec2 family competence protein has protein sequence MKFINFTVIHLSVSLTLGIVTASLFQTTSALFLYALLGCFILLIFLKLKHKYRLQPSIFFGITTYCCFFLIGFAVFTLKLPHLQPKHFSKHLRKDTSEVFQLKIKTTLKPDAYYTKYIAEIQGVNQTETSGKVLLLLSKDSLQNVLPIDQILLVDGLCTVVPNSLNPNQFEYANYLKTLEVYYQLKITPQHILYQSSGSATLGGGAEQLRTYLIKKLSEANFGKEELSIIQALVLGERKDIDKAMYSEYAAAGAVHILAVSGLHVGILFLVLNGLLKPLRWFPKGKPVATFITLLLLWSFALIAGFSPSVVRAVTMFSFFTLAAAGNRPTNSYNTLFLSYFILLLCNPNWLFHVGFQLSYLAVFFILWIQPKLFKLYYPRNYLIKKLWAIVTVSLAAQLGILPLSLYYFHQFPGLFLLTNIVILPFLGILLVGGILVIVLASINTLPKMVASAYNYLIEVLNDFIHWIAQQEAFLVTEIHFSATKVIASYLCIVVMMLLWKKLNFKNITICLVSFSLVLVALIAEKHTQPNQQFIVFHRSGKTILGHKQNDVLNVFRSDTSQNYSDKYPIKSYRIATNIASYSEAPLPSVFEYNSKKVLILGSLGVYPTNFKPDIVLLAQSPRIHLERLIDSLNPGMIVADGSNYTSYIQRWRMTCEKRKLPFYHTGTKGAFIIE, from the coding sequence ATGAAATTTATCAATTTTACCGTTATCCATTTGTCTGTTTCCCTAACTCTGGGAATAGTAACGGCTTCATTGTTCCAAACCACTTCTGCCCTCTTTTTGTATGCTCTTTTGGGGTGTTTTATACTTTTGATATTTCTTAAGCTGAAACACAAGTACCGGTTGCAGCCGAGTATTTTCTTCGGAATTACTACCTACTGTTGCTTCTTTTTAATAGGATTTGCGGTATTTACACTGAAACTTCCACACCTGCAGCCAAAACATTTCTCCAAGCATTTGCGTAAAGATACTTCTGAAGTCTTTCAGCTAAAAATAAAAACCACTCTCAAGCCCGATGCGTATTACACCAAATACATTGCTGAAATACAGGGCGTAAACCAAACTGAAACTTCCGGGAAGGTGTTGCTTTTACTAAGCAAGGACAGTTTACAAAACGTTCTTCCTATTGATCAAATTCTACTTGTAGACGGGCTATGTACGGTTGTCCCCAATTCCTTAAATCCCAATCAGTTTGAATACGCCAACTACCTGAAAACCTTAGAGGTATATTATCAACTAAAGATTACTCCCCAACATATACTTTACCAAAGTAGTGGTAGTGCAACCCTAGGCGGAGGTGCAGAACAACTCCGGACTTACCTAATAAAAAAATTAAGTGAAGCGAATTTCGGGAAGGAGGAATTGTCTATTATTCAGGCACTGGTGTTGGGCGAGAGAAAGGATATTGACAAGGCGATGTATTCTGAATATGCCGCAGCAGGAGCTGTACATATTTTGGCAGTTTCCGGGCTTCATGTGGGCATTTTGTTTTTAGTACTTAACGGTTTATTGAAGCCTTTACGATGGTTTCCAAAAGGGAAGCCGGTCGCAACATTTATTACCTTGCTCCTCCTTTGGAGTTTTGCCCTAATTGCCGGATTTTCACCTTCGGTGGTGCGAGCTGTTACCATGTTTTCATTCTTTACCCTGGCCGCAGCCGGCAACCGACCTACCAATAGTTACAATACGCTTTTCTTGTCCTATTTTATTTTACTGCTCTGCAATCCCAATTGGTTGTTTCACGTAGGATTTCAGCTAAGCTATCTTGCTGTATTTTTCATTCTTTGGATACAGCCCAAACTTTTCAAATTGTACTACCCGAGAAACTATCTCATAAAAAAATTATGGGCTATTGTCACGGTATCACTTGCAGCTCAGCTGGGTATTCTGCCGCTCAGTTTGTACTATTTTCATCAGTTTCCGGGATTATTTCTCCTCACCAACATCGTGATTCTACCCTTTTTGGGAATTTTACTGGTTGGGGGAATATTGGTAATTGTTCTTGCAAGTATCAATACATTACCAAAGATGGTGGCTTCAGCTTATAATTACCTTATTGAAGTATTAAATGACTTCATACATTGGATTGCACAGCAGGAAGCTTTTTTAGTTACTGAAATTCATTTTTCAGCAACAAAAGTAATAGCATCATATCTATGCATTGTGGTGATGATGCTGCTTTGGAAAAAACTAAATTTTAAAAACATTACAATTTGTTTGGTGAGTTTCAGTTTGGTTTTGGTGGCTCTAATTGCTGAAAAGCATACGCAACCCAACCAACAATTTATAGTCTTTCATCGTTCCGGAAAAACGATTCTTGGGCACAAGCAGAATGACGTCCTTAATGTTTTCCGAAGCGATACTTCACAAAATTACAGTGACAAATATCCTATAAAATCCTACCGAATCGCGACAAATATTGCAAGCTATTCAGAAGCACCACTCCCCTCGGTTTTCGAATACAATTCAAAAAAAGTTTTGATACTAGGCAGTTTGGGGGTATATCCCACCAATTTCAAACCGGATATCGTGCTACTTGCACAAAGTCCGCGTATTCACCTGGAACGACTCATAGACAGCTTAAATCCCGGGATGATAGTGGCAGATGGTAGTAATTACACTTCGTATATACAACGTTGGCGCATGACCTGTGAAAAAAGAAAGCTCCCCTTTTACCATACGGGGACAAAGGGAGCTTTCATCATAGAGTAG
- a CDS encoding thioredoxin fold domain-containing protein — protein sequence MKKLLLFVFLLAIGSVSAQSINWMTMNEALAAQKKQPKKIFMDVYTTWCGPCKMLDKNTFSDKDVIEFINKNYYAVKFNGEGTEEITFKDFTYTNPNYQEGRKGRNTTHFFADALKLRGYPSLVFFREDGTLIQAVPGYKTPEQLEIYLKMIANDDYLKLTTAESWQKYQDNFKSTF from the coding sequence ATGAAAAAATTGTTACTCTTCGTATTTCTTTTAGCCATTGGTAGTGTGTCTGCTCAATCCATTAATTGGATGACCATGAACGAAGCACTTGCCGCTCAGAAGAAACAGCCCAAGAAAATATTCATGGATGTGTATACCACCTGGTGTGGTCCCTGCAAAATGCTGGACAAGAATACATTTAGCGATAAAGACGTAATCGAATTTATCAATAAAAACTACTATGCCGTTAAATTTAACGGTGAAGGGACAGAAGAAATTACCTTTAAAGACTTCACCTATACCAATCCTAATTACCAGGAAGGCAGGAAGGGAAGAAATACCACGCATTTCTTTGCCGATGCCCTCAAGTTGCGAGGCTACCCCAGCTTGGTGTTTTTCAGGGAAGACGGAACCCTGATTCAAGCGGTGCCCGGATACAAAACTCCCGAGCAATTAGAGATTTATTTAAAAATGATCGCAAACGACGATTATTTAAAACTTACTACCGCAGAGTCCTGGCAAAAATATCAGGACAACTTTAAAAGCACATTCTAA
- a CDS encoding peptide MFS transporter: protein MNTDVESMFQDKVIGHPAGLFVLFFTEMWERFSYYGMRALLVMFFTAALLDGGWGWPREHAFAIFGTYTSLVYLSTLLGGYMADKKIGYRWAVVIGALLMTLGHACMALEVPFFIYTGLTLLVFGSGFFKPNMTSIISEMYVNRPEKKDGAYTIFYMGVNAGAFLGILLCGYLGEKVGWSWGFGVAGIFMLFGLLQFWFAQNIFGKIGLKPAKAEPIADELITDETKLNPFTPLQLGIIVVAAVLGLAWILNDPVSKISEGEYDLFDFSAFGLAGSNLVILTALMLFILLLVIRIPKYTRIVRDRMLAVVFFAFITIFFWAIFEQAPGSLTIFARDYTQRVLEGDSAMIFKVINSLMTLIPLSIISWVLWLLFKKTFAKYALSNIFLATSFIIIWGIALWMLYTEFLKDIAEVPASWFGVLNSLFIIAMAPLFSKWWESKYNPNANMKYALGMILLGVGMACVAIGAGDIAVGAETAKVSMIWLILVYFFHTMGELCISPVALSYVSKLVPGRMIAMMFGIWYLAVAIGMKLAGVFGEASEGIAQTEGLSYFFWLLTAAAVGLGVLSAVLYPVIKKLMHGVR from the coding sequence ATGAATACCGATGTTGAAAGCATGTTTCAAGACAAAGTAATTGGTCATCCTGCGGGACTCTTTGTACTCTTCTTTACCGAAATGTGGGAGCGTTTTTCGTACTATGGAATGCGCGCCTTATTAGTGATGTTTTTTACCGCCGCTCTTTTGGACGGAGGTTGGGGGTGGCCCCGGGAACATGCCTTTGCTATTTTCGGAACCTATACTTCTTTGGTTTATCTCTCTACACTTCTGGGAGGTTATATGGCAGATAAGAAAATCGGGTATCGATGGGCAGTTGTAATAGGAGCACTATTAATGACGCTCGGACACGCGTGTATGGCGCTCGAAGTACCTTTCTTTATCTATACGGGATTAACCTTACTGGTCTTTGGTAGTGGTTTCTTTAAGCCCAATATGACATCTATTATTTCTGAAATGTATGTGAATAGGCCAGAAAAGAAAGACGGCGCCTATACCATCTTTTATATGGGAGTGAATGCCGGAGCCTTTTTAGGAATTTTGTTATGTGGTTATTTAGGAGAAAAAGTAGGCTGGAGCTGGGGCTTTGGTGTAGCCGGTATTTTTATGCTGTTTGGATTACTGCAATTTTGGTTTGCTCAGAATATATTTGGTAAAATTGGACTCAAACCGGCTAAAGCAGAACCTATTGCCGATGAATTAATTACCGACGAAACAAAACTAAATCCGTTTACACCGCTTCAATTAGGAATCATTGTTGTGGCCGCGGTATTGGGATTGGCGTGGATATTAAACGATCCTGTTTCCAAGATTAGTGAAGGAGAGTATGATTTATTCGATTTTAGTGCTTTTGGACTGGCGGGTTCTAATTTGGTGATCTTAACAGCACTGATGTTGTTTATTTTACTGTTGGTTATCCGTATTCCAAAATATACCCGAATTGTTCGAGACCGAATGTTGGCTGTAGTATTTTTTGCCTTTATCACCATCTTTTTCTGGGCGATTTTTGAACAAGCACCCGGTTCGTTAACCATTTTTGCAAGAGATTATACCCAACGTGTATTGGAAGGGGATTCGGCCATGATATTTAAAGTGATCAATTCTTTGATGACCCTTATCCCTCTGTCAATTATCTCATGGGTACTGTGGCTGTTATTTAAAAAGACATTTGCGAAATATGCCCTCTCTAATATTTTCTTGGCAACCAGTTTTATTATTATTTGGGGTATCGCGCTTTGGATGCTGTATACCGAATTCTTAAAGGATATCGCAGAAGTTCCGGCTTCATGGTTTGGCGTATTGAACTCTCTATTTATAATTGCTATGGCTCCCTTATTTTCAAAATGGTGGGAGAGTAAGTACAACCCAAATGCAAACATGAAATATGCCTTAGGGATGATACTTCTGGGAGTAGGTATGGCCTGTGTTGCCATTGGCGCCGGCGATATTGCTGTAGGTGCTGAAACCGCGAAAGTGAGTATGATCTGGTTAATCCTGGTGTATTTCTTCCATACCATGGGCGAGCTTTGTATTTCGCCTGTAGCACTTTCCTATGTGAGTAAGCTGGTCCCCGGCAGAATGATTGCCATGATGTTTGGTATTTGGTATCTGGCGGTAGCGATAGGTATGAAATTGGCCGGAGTCTTTGGCGAGGCCTCCGAAGGAATTGCTCAAACCGAAGGTCTTAGTTACTTCTTCTGGTTGCTTACGGCGGCAGCAGTTGGACTTGGGGTGCTTTCGGCTGTGTTGTATCCGGTAATTAAAAAACTAATGCACGGCGTTAGATAA